The Paraclostridium bifermentans genome window below encodes:
- a CDS encoding universal stress protein, translating to MRSILVPIDGSDRSQKSLDFILNEFSKEKVKITLMCVNDVVLTNLTNPMIIDMKVKESEKEIKGMLDRLKSKLQGYEVKTYYTIGDAGQEIIEKSIDGKFDLIVMTKSTKKNFIDSIGSVTLYVVKKSKCTVVIVPE from the coding sequence ATGCGAAGCATTTTAGTTCCTATTGATGGTAGTGATAGAAGTCAAAAATCCTTAGATTTTATATTAAATGAATTTTCAAAAGAAAAGGTTAAGATAACCTTAATGTGTGTAAATGATGTTGTTTTAACTAACTTAACAAATCCAATGATTATAGATATGAAAGTAAAAGAATCTGAAAAAGAAATAAAAGGTATGCTAGATCGTTTAAAAAGTAAGCTACAAGGCTATGAAGTAAAAACTTATTATACAATAGGGGATGCAGGTCAAGAGATTATAGAAAAGTCAATAGATGGAAAGTTTGATTTAATTGTTATGACTAAATCAACTAAGAAAAACTTTATAGATTCAATAGGATCTGTAACTTTATATGTAGTTAAAAAATCTAAGTGTACTGTAGTTATAGTTCCAGAATAA
- a CDS encoding YbjQ family protein, protein MAFLEKSTRKCNECGEVLGRFWGDDICPKCKESKNEAILAIENQRKTEELDKYEEECKKAKSICKNIILSTTPSLEGYKISEYLGIESSEVIIGTGVVTDFISSITDLVGGRASGYENSLAKAKQEAFDILRFKGALLGGNAIVGVKSSYMDIGDNMFGVFIEGTIVKADLINYEI, encoded by the coding sequence ATGGCTTTTTTAGAAAAATCAACTAGAAAATGTAATGAATGCGGTGAGGTCCTTGGTAGATTTTGGGGTGATGATATATGCCCCAAATGTAAGGAGAGTAAAAATGAAGCAATTTTAGCAATTGAAAATCAAAGAAAAACTGAAGAACTAGATAAGTATGAAGAAGAATGTAAAAAAGCAAAATCAATTTGCAAAAACATTATACTATCAACAACACCTTCATTAGAAGGCTATAAGATAAGTGAGTACTTAGGAATAGAAAGTTCTGAGGTAATAATCGGAACAGGGGTTGTTACTGACTTTATATCAAGTATTACTGACTTAGTAGGTGGTAGAGCTAGTGGGTATGAAAATAGCCTTGCTAAAGCAAAACAAGAAGCCTTTGATATATTAAGATTTAAAGGAGCCTTACTAGGTGGAAATGCAATTGTTGGCGTAAAGTCAAGTTATATGGATATTGGAGATAATATGTTTGGTGTTTTTATTGAAGGAACTATTGTAAAAGCTGATTTAATCAACTATGAAATATAA
- a CDS encoding M15 family metallopeptidase, with amino-acid sequence MKSKIKAIIISGALALSTFFISSYSVAFENSLESENRPEIIESNLMLVNKNNSLKSSYKPKELVIPNISFDTSATKEERLMTPNSAKAIEKLFKDARKDGINFLGMSAYRSYDLQKHTYYNRIRSVGKKEADKYVAKPGKSEHQTGLAIDVTNKDRWFVKSTAEAQWLAANAHEYGFILRYPEGKENITGVSYEPWHIRYIGKKVAQKIYDEQITFEEFSEKK; translated from the coding sequence ATGAAATCTAAAATAAAAGCAATAATAATATCAGGAGCACTAGCATTATCAACATTTTTTATAAGTTCTTATTCTGTAGCTTTTGAAAATTCACTTGAATCAGAAAATCGCCCAGAAATTATAGAATCTAATTTAATGCTGGTTAATAAAAATAATTCATTAAAATCAAGCTACAAACCTAAGGAATTAGTTATTCCTAATATAAGTTTTGATACAAGTGCTACAAAAGAAGAAAGGCTTATGACCCCAAACAGTGCAAAAGCAATAGAAAAATTGTTTAAGGATGCCAGAAAAGATGGTATAAATTTTTTAGGAATGTCAGCCTATAGATCTTATGATTTACAGAAACATACGTATTATAATAGAATAAGATCAGTTGGTAAAAAAGAGGCTGATAAATATGTTGCAAAACCTGGTAAAAGTGAACATCAAACAGGACTAGCAATAGATGTGACTAATAAAGATAGGTGGTTTGTTAAGTCAACTGCAGAAGCCCAATGGCTAGCTGCAAATGCTCATGAATATGGTTTTATACTTAGATATCCTGAAGGTAAAGAAAATATAACTGGGGTATCATATGAACCATGGCATATCAGGTATATCGGCAAAAAAGTAGCTCAGAAAATATATGATGAACAAATAACATTTGAGGAATTTTCAGAAAAAAAATAA
- a CDS encoding sensor histidine kinase, whose product MEIIDKEYTINKNNLLVYVVLSMLTLSIIIILNVFLKENIESSYLQSTLHFIKFFNFLISLLAIGSCLVSYNRTKNESIFLVLLMFVGLSVGILFGHIDYLPYYSKELSSSLYVVISSSILRVFLLMLAVLPINRISSVIINNKYLSIFIVICLTTILGTFERKLFIYNNEFNSNTFLIYNTFLTLAYIICSGALFFKSINDKESIFVVLSSSIFILAIKAIYAIHISTRLTFYNKLVSISLTYICFFIVIIGALIELFIYMSKTKVLNNNLNLFYNLSENDKHSFMLIFDENANLLYANKKVRDYYSCVDDLDKLNILLKDKIYKSKEYDEIIKSLNLNNCWRGVIKIEDRNITLDCCVQTINSKSNKKEIAVTYIDISNVVKKELEVKKLKTYDKEKTEFIANISHELKTPINLLYSSIQLLDSFSVKSAIDFNAIYNKYSKILRTNCQRMTRLVNNIMDLSEIDLGTLTVKFKNYNIVSIVEDVTLSVIEYALSKGITIQFDTEEEEHIIKCDAYMIERSILNLLSNSIKFSNKGSSILVNLNIDDQWTKIVVRDEGIGISKENQEVIFDKFVQIDKSFTRSNEGSGIGLSIVKSLINLHDGVITVESDLNKGSSFTIFLPNVIIENCCPSIYNINSYNAELELSDIYEVVT is encoded by the coding sequence ATGGAAATAATAGATAAAGAATACACAATCAACAAAAATAATTTATTGGTATATGTTGTTTTAAGCATGCTAACATTATCTATTATCATTATTTTAAATGTATTTTTAAAAGAAAATATTGAATCAAGTTATCTACAATCAACGTTGCATTTCATAAAATTTTTTAATTTTCTTATTTCCTTACTAGCCATAGGTAGTTGTTTAGTTTCTTACAATAGAACAAAAAATGAAAGTATTTTTTTAGTTTTATTAATGTTTGTTGGTTTGTCAGTCGGAATTTTATTTGGGCATATAGATTATCTACCTTATTACTCAAAGGAGCTATCTTCATCCCTATATGTAGTTATATCTTCATCTATACTTAGAGTTTTTCTACTTATGCTTGCAGTACTTCCAATTAATAGAATAAGTTCAGTGATAATTAATAACAAATATCTTTCAATATTTATTGTTATATGTTTAACCACAATTTTAGGTACTTTTGAAAGAAAGTTATTTATTTATAATAATGAATTTAATTCAAATACATTTTTAATTTATAATACTTTTTTAACTTTAGCATATATTATTTGTTCAGGTGCTTTGTTTTTTAAGTCAATAAATGATAAAGAGTCTATATTTGTAGTTCTAAGCTCTAGTATCTTCATACTTGCGATAAAAGCAATTTATGCTATACATATATCAACTCGATTAACATTTTATAATAAATTGGTATCCATATCATTAACGTATATTTGTTTTTTTATAGTAATTATAGGAGCGTTAATTGAATTGTTTATTTATATGTCTAAAACCAAAGTATTAAATAATAATTTAAACTTATTTTATAACTTATCAGAAAATGACAAACATAGTTTTATGTTAATTTTCGATGAAAACGCAAACTTATTATATGCTAATAAAAAAGTTAGAGATTATTATTCATGTGTTGATGACCTTGATAAATTAAATATACTTTTAAAAGATAAAATTTACAAATCAAAGGAATATGATGAAATTATAAAATCCTTAAATTTAAATAATTGTTGGAGAGGGGTAATAAAAATTGAAGATAGAAATATTACTTTAGATTGCTGTGTTCAAACAATAAATTCAAAAAGTAATAAAAAAGAGATTGCAGTTACATATATAGATATATCAAATGTCGTTAAGAAAGAACTCGAAGTAAAAAAACTTAAAACTTATGATAAAGAAAAAACTGAATTTATAGCTAATATTTCGCATGAATTAAAGACTCCAATTAATTTACTTTATTCATCCATTCAATTGTTAGATAGTTTTAGTGTAAAAAGTGCAATAGACTTTAATGCTATATACAACAAATATAGCAAAATATTACGTACAAACTGTCAGAGGATGACAAGACTAGTAAATAATATCATGGATTTATCTGAAATAGACCTAGGTACACTTACTGTAAAGTTTAAAAATTATAATATAGTGTCTATTGTAGAAGACGTAACCTTATCTGTAATTGAATATGCTTTATCGAAAGGTATAACTATACAGTTTGATACTGAAGAAGAAGAGCATATTATAAAGTGCGATGCTTATATGATTGAACGCTCTATATTAAATTTGCTATCAAACTCAATTAAATTTTCTAATAAAGGGTCTTCTATTTTAGTAAATTTAAACATAGATGATCAATGGACTAAGATTGTAGTAAGAGATGAGGGAATTGGTATATCTAAAGAAAACCAAGAGGTTATTTTTGATAAGTTTGTCCAAATAGATAAGTCATTTACTAGGTCAAATGAAGGAAGCGGAATAGGATTAAGTATTGTTAAATCTTTAATAAATCTTCATGATGGAGTTATTACTGTTGAAAGTGATTTAAATAAAGGGAGTTCATTTACAATATTTTTACCAAATGTAATAATTGAAAACTGTTGTCCTTCTATATATAATATAAATTCATATAACGCTGAGTTAGAGCTTTCCGATATATATGAAGTTGTAACTTAA
- a CDS encoding RNA polymerase sigma factor, with protein MNDFENLYNQHFKYVYRYILSICKNTEIAEDITQETFFKALKNLKNFKGQCNVRSWLCQIGKNTYFSYLKKLKKQCEIDICETNSISYLEDNLILQENVSEVHKEIDKLENVYKEVFCLRTFGELSFLEIAKIHSKSESWARVTYHRAKLKIRKNMEVNIYEKS; from the coding sequence TTGAATGATTTTGAAAATTTATACAACCAACATTTCAAGTATGTTTATAGGTATATATTATCTATTTGTAAAAATACTGAAATAGCTGAAGATATAACACAAGAAACATTTTTTAAAGCATTAAAAAACCTAAAAAATTTCAAAGGTCAATGCAATGTAAGATCATGGTTATGCCAAATAGGCAAAAATACTTATTTTTCATATTTAAAAAAGCTTAAAAAACAATGTGAAATAGATATATGTGAAACAAATAGCATTAGTTACTTAGAAGATAATTTAATTTTACAAGAAAATGTATCCGAAGTTCATAAGGAAATAGATAAACTTGAAAATGTATATAAAGAAGTTTTTTGTCTAAGAACATTTGGAGAACTTTCTTTTTTAGAAATAGCCAAAATTCATTCAAAAAGTGAAAGTTGGGCAAGAGTTACATATCATAGAGCAAAATTAAAAATCAGAAAAAACATGGAGGTGAACATTTATGAAAAAAGTTGA
- a CDS encoding response regulator transcription factor translates to MRSKILVVDDDDEIRNLLEICLSNEGFSVVKAFDGEDALNILDKESIQLIILDVMMPKLNGMEVCSIIRRNLNIPILMLSAKSEDMDKIQGIMTGADDYLTKPFNSLELIVRVKALLRRSYYFNSASSSNNIINIDTLTIDKNQHRVAINEEEIPLTSREFDILYLLAVNRGSVLSSEDIFRKVWKEDYFQSNNTVMVHMSRIRDKIEKYTNGQKIIHTVWGVGYKIEK, encoded by the coding sequence TTGAGAAGTAAAATACTTGTTGTAGATGATGATGATGAAATAAGAAATTTATTGGAAATTTGTCTTTCTAACGAAGGTTTTAGTGTTGTTAAGGCATTCGATGGAGAAGATGCTCTTAATATACTAGATAAAGAAAGTATACAGTTAATAATATTAGATGTAATGATGCCTAAACTAAATGGAATGGAAGTTTGCAGTATAATAAGAAGAAATTTAAATATTCCAATACTTATGCTTAGTGCAAAATCAGAAGATATGGATAAGATACAAGGAATAATGACAGGTGCTGATGATTACCTTACAAAACCATTTAATTCTTTGGAGTTAATTGTTAGAGTTAAAGCCCTCTTAAGAAGATCTTATTATTTTAACAGTGCTTCAAGCTCGAATAATATTATTAATATAGATACATTAACAATAGATAAAAATCAACATAGAGTTGCTATAAATGAAGAGGAGATTCCTCTTACATCTAGGGAATTTGATATATTGTATCTTTTAGCAGTTAATAGAGGCTCTGTTCTGAGCTCTGAAGATATATTTAGAAAGGTATGGAAAGAAGATTATTTTCAATCTAATAACACAGTTATGGTTCATATGAGCAGAATAAGAGATAAAATTGAGAAATATACTAATGGACAAAAAATAATTCATACTGTGTGGGGAGTAGGTTATAAAATTGAAAAATAA
- a CDS encoding peptide MFS transporter, giving the protein MMDQKVKHPMGLWLANISIALQSYAGYAVSSILILFFTADISQNGLGLSVAKATAIIGLYQGINYMGSLIGGYISDKWLGIQKSLILGSFITACGYILLFFAKPNIASVWSGLIVLVIAGAFFKGQISSLVGTLYDQDELSKKDAAYSIFYMFINIGSFFGPIIAGFISDKWFAKLTSDGEIAAYGYKYIFLMAAIAMFIVCFLLIVLSPKWLGEKGKYPVYDKENKSNKKSADNALTQVEKNRLKAMGVLFIFVVLFWTAWYQTSTSFTLLSNELVNRNLGSFVIPVPWLTSFNGILCVVLSPVLGSIWIKLSKSKHGDLSIPSKMGLGMLLTAAAFITVILGIKTLGGVFDGSKQMNILFILLAYFLLTVGELCISPIGMAMFNKLAPQKYSSLAMGAWYMSFFFSNLISGKVAGFTETMGYTKIFVLITIVVSIFGVLLILMRKKLTELMALDKFNANA; this is encoded by the coding sequence ATTATGGATCAAAAGGTAAAACATCCAATGGGACTTTGGCTAGCAAATATATCTATTGCTCTTCAAAGTTATGCAGGCTATGCAGTGTCATCTATTCTAATATTATTTTTTACAGCAGATATTAGTCAAAATGGATTAGGTTTAAGCGTAGCAAAAGCAACTGCAATTATAGGTTTATATCAAGGAATAAACTATATGGGTTCTTTAATAGGGGGATATATATCAGACAAGTGGCTTGGAATACAAAAGTCACTTATACTAGGATCTTTTATTACTGCATGTGGATATATACTTTTATTTTTTGCAAAGCCAAATATAGCAAGTGTATGGTCTGGGTTAATAGTACTCGTAATAGCAGGAGCATTCTTTAAGGGGCAGATAAGTTCTCTTGTAGGTACTTTATATGATCAAGATGAGTTATCAAAAAAAGATGCTGCTTACAGTATTTTTTATATGTTTATAAATATAGGTTCTTTCTTTGGCCCTATTATAGCTGGTTTTATATCAGATAAATGGTTTGCCAAATTAACATCTGATGGAGAAATAGCAGCGTATGGATATAAATATATTTTTTTAATGGCTGCTATCGCAATGTTTATTGTTTGCTTTTTACTTATAGTTCTATCTCCAAAATGGTTAGGTGAAAAAGGTAAATATCCAGTTTATGATAAAGAAAACAAGTCTAATAAAAAAAGTGCAGATAATGCTCTTACTCAAGTTGAAAAAAACAGATTAAAAGCAATGGGTGTTTTATTTATATTTGTTGTTTTATTTTGGACTGCATGGTATCAAACATCAACATCATTTACATTATTATCAAATGAGTTAGTAAATAGAAATTTAGGAAGTTTCGTAATTCCGGTTCCATGGTTAACATCTTTCAATGGAATATTATGTGTTGTATTATCTCCTGTACTAGGTAGTATATGGATTAAACTATCTAAATCAAAGCACGGAGACCTATCTATTCCTTCTAAAATGGGTCTAGGTATGCTTCTTACAGCTGCAGCATTTATTACAGTAATATTAGGGATAAAAACTTTAGGTGGAGTATTTGATGGAAGCAAACAAATGAATATACTATTTATTCTTTTAGCTTACTTCTTATTAACTGTTGGGGAGTTATGTATATCTCCTATTGGAATGGCAATGTTTAATAAATTAGCTCCACAAAAATATAGCTCACTTGCAATGGGTGCATGGTATATGAGTTTCTTTTTCTCAAACTTAATTTCAGGAAAAGTTGCTGGTTTCACAGAAACTATGGGATATACTAAGATATTCGTGTTAATTACTATTGTAGTAAGCATTTTTGGAGTTTTATTAATCCTAATGAGAAAGAAATTAACAGAGTTAATGGCTTTAGATAAATTTAATGCAAATGCATAG
- a CDS encoding zf-HC2 domain-containing protein → MKKVDCEIIQDLLPLYIDNICSEKSKELINIHIHSCDECLRDLNIMRESMFLIEPHTNSDNNSEIDILKKIKSSLLKRNIKLVSISCIFITIVFVLLGLYIFKHEDVILYKDVSIKIDEFGPEKNIIYTGPANNLVKSTEKTIKETDDTIYQSINLWLTKTPYTTFTKPNLKNYSVFTLNDYVDCVDVEHPDTKKIYKHVEIYYTDGISGEKHLLWKDKTF, encoded by the coding sequence ATGAAAAAAGTTGATTGTGAAATAATTCAAGACTTGCTTCCTTTGTATATAGATAACATATGTAGTGAGAAAAGCAAGGAATTAATAAATATACATATACACTCTTGTGATGAATGTCTACGCGATTTAAATATAATGAGAGAGTCTATGTTCTTAATTGAGCCTCATACTAATTCAGATAATAATTCAGAAATAGATATATTAAAAAAAATTAAGAGTTCTTTATTAAAAAGAAATATAAAACTAGTATCTATTAGCTGTATTTTTATAACTATAGTTTTTGTATTACTTGGACTTTATATATTTAAACATGAAGATGTTATTTTATATAAAGATGTATCTATTAAAATCGATGAGTTTGGTCCTGAAAAAAATATAATCTACACTGGTCCTGCTAATAATTTAGTTAAATCTACTGAAAAGACTATAAAAGAAACTGATGATACAATATATCAATCAATTAACTTATGGCTAACAAAGACTCCTTACACAACATTTACTAAACCAAATCTTAAAAATTATTCTGTTTTTACTTTAAATGATTATGTGGATTGTGTTGATGTAGAACATCCAGATACAAAGAAAATTTATAAGCATGTTGAGATATATTATACGGACGGTATTTCAGGTGAAAAGCATTTATTATGGAAAGACAAAACGTTTTAA